tatgtcacatagaTGAATCCTAGCCACACCCTTTCAAATAAGGCACATGTCTTTTCTTCAAGAATAATCGCTGGATTTTATTAATCAATCAACATGGGGATAGAAATAGGATTATGGCTTTGACCCGGCCAGACATGACGGCCCTGATCCAAAGATAAAGCATATCTAGATAAGTTGTGAGTTTCATAGTTCGAACTTTGAAATTCATGATTTTTCTTACAAAGGGTATAAGATGATCTCCGGAAATTGATCTCTGATAATAGCTTCACTATCTTCTTCCTCTCCTTGCCTCAACACTCAAGCAATTTCCGGTTAAGTAAATCATTAGACAATGAAAGAGCTTCCCGACAAGCTAAAGCCCGGCCAGTCAAAGCCCCTACACGCCCGGACAGACCAGCCATGCACAAACAGGCACGCGGGCGGAACAACACATGAGGCGACGCACACGCGCGCGACGAGGTGGCCCCAGTCGTTTTGGCTGTAGTTGATCTTTGCGCGGTTGCAGACGGATGGGGGAAATCCTTCATGAATAGGGTCTCATGTCATTAAAACAAATCGACAAAGAAAACTATAGGCAATAAATGTTGTCAAGGTAAATAGAAACACAATATGAACATAATCATTTGCAAAACGCATTTTCTTTAGCAAATCTTACAAAGACTAAAGACGAATGACCAAAGTAAATCTACGGAGAAGACCCACGGAACACCTTGCTTACATTCATCTAGAATGGTGGTCCAGCCTAATCATGATTGCAAAGGTCCCTATTTTTTGTACTTTTTTAAGCAAACCTATCAACATATTGCTTGCAGCATTGTAATGATAGGACGAAGGGCTAGTGACTAATTATTCTATAGACTCCCGTAGAGTCGAGGAAAGGAGATGGAAAACCCAAAACTGCAGGCCAAACCAAAGAATTATCTTCCAATCCCATGAATGCAGCCTTATTAGTACGCATAAAAAAATATGAATGACTTAAATTGGGGGAATAAGAGACAAAGAGACCTGAGAAAAGAGGGACATGGGGAAGAGGACAATCAAATGATGAACCAACCATCGCGTCCTACCGACCGCAGATGGGCCGATGTCGCCAATGCGCAAATCCTCAGAGGGGCATCAGCAAGCACACATGCGAGGTCGTCCTGGCTGAGCGGTATTGCCACCAACACGAGCGCCAACACCACCATCTAGTAATCCTCGCGCCACAAACCCGAACTACAAAAGGCTAGGATTAGTTGCAACTCCGAGAGAGATGGCGAGAAGACAATGCGGTAACGAAGATCCATCGTTTGAGGTCGAGAGGAGCATGAAGGTGCAGTCAAATGTCTTCAGTGACTGATGGCAGCGGCAAATGAGTCGTAGGCGGAGGCAGGGAGGGCAGGAGGCGAGGTGGTGATCGGGAAGGGTGAGCAGCTCCTGGTCGCATCAGTGGAGTGGCGACGATAATGTCGACGACATGAAATCGGTGAAGAAGAGGAGAAGGGATTTGGGTAAGAAGAAGAGCATAATCTTCCCACCTCGTGAAGACCGGGTATCTCTCTGAATCGCAGGCCCTACGCGAAGGAGGCCCATTGCTGGCCAGATGTGTGAAGCATATGCCGCAGTAACAGAACTTTCAACCGCTAGTCTAAATCGGACGGTGGATAGCGATCCCAGTAATGATCTGACGGTTGAAACCCATTCACACGAGGATGTCCTTTCTAGGGGAATTCACACGAGGATCCCTGTGCATGCGGGGTCTCTAGCCACGCATAAATCTAGAGGGAATTTTAGGGCCAATTCTTTTGCTAGCTTTTTTGGGCTTTCAGAATAAGCTGCTCTCTACCCAGCTTATTCTAAAAGCCCAACCAAAATTTCATTTTTAAAAGCCTACTAGTCAAGTCTTAACTACTAGGcttttaaaaaaaaaattggttgggcttctagaataagctgggtatGGGGCAGCTTTttgcagcttattctagaagccaccGAAAGAACTGGCCCTTACTCTAAAATAAAATCTCCGACCCGGACCGGCCCATTACGAAACTTAGCGCAGCAGGGCTGCTTGAGTTCGTCCTCCGCCCGACGATTTCCCCACCttggtcctctctctctctctctctctctctctctctcaaccgcTGCCGCGAGCCCGTGTGAGAGAGATGGGGAGGCGCCGAGCCGGCGGCGGGGGGCGCGGAGGAGGCAGAggtcgaggccgaggagaaggacggggtggaggagaggaggaggatctGCAGCTGCACAAGGCTGCGAGGTCgggtgatgcggcggcggcggagtcgcTTTGCGAGTCCAACCCTCTCGCCCTCAACTCCAGAGACCGCCTCTCCCGCACCCCGTAACAATATCCTTTCCCTTCCTCTTCCCCTTCTTCTCCCTCCTAGATACTATACACTATCAATCTTGATTAGCCCGGGCAGGTTTAACCTCGTTTTCGAAAGAAAGACCATTACCTTGTTCCTTTTGTGAGCAGCCCTAACCAGTAAATATACAACAGTTAAAACTATATTAATGGTCTAATTCTGCTATAGCTCCTTCTCTGACATATAGTGCTTGCTTATTTACTTCAGTATTACTACTTGTGTATGCTGTCTGACTGATTATGTGCTGAAGTTAATGCCAAGTGCACCCAATTTTTTTTTAGCTATTGGCCCATGCACTGATGTAGTGTTTATTATGATATTATAATGCCAAGTGACACATTATAGTGCCTTGCCAGAGCTGCTGCCTTTTCAAATTAGTCTACAACACAGTGACTTCTCTCAATCCTCTGTTCCTCTAGTTAGGTATATATTTCAAGCTTTTCAGATGTGCTGCTACCTCTGGGCCTTTTTCATTGGATAGCGTAGTAGCTTTGAACTGCTAGCTGTGGTCTCAGTTATCCTGCTAATTTAGGATCTTTGGGACAAACCATTATGTTCCATCTCTTGCCCTTGTTGTACTTCCTCTGTTCCTTTTTGCtccgcatataagttttgtcttaagtcaatctttgtaaagtttgaccaagttgtAGGGAAAAAATTATCAACGTTGAAAATAGCAAATCAGTATCATTAGATGCATCATGGAATCGATTTTCATATAgtataactttagtattgtagatgctGATATTTTTAaacataaatttggtcaaactttacgaagttttaCTTCAGACGAATCTTATATGCTgagtaaaaagaaacagagggagtaatttTGAAGACAACTGTTTGAATACTATCACACAAAGCCCCAAGAGTTATCTATTCCTCGTATATGGATGCTTCCAGCTTCTTAAACTGAGTGTTCCATTTTTTCTATCTGATCTGTGTATAGTGTTTCATTTGTGTTGATAGATTTGTCTCCCTCAATTAAAACATTGCTACGCAATACAATTTCTGCAGCAGCAGTACTAGTACCAGATTATGTGATGTGATAAACTTGTTTATGCCCTATCAGCTTTCTCTGTTCATTTTATCTCCTTGACACAGTTAGTTTTGTTCATGTAGACTCCATCTGGCGGCATGGGCTGGGCATGTTGATGTTGTGAAATGCCTTTGCAAGCACAAAGCTGATGTCGGGGCTGCAGCAATGGATGACACCGCCGCAATCCATTTTGCTTCCCAGAAAGGTCATTTGGAAGTGGTGCGTGAGCTGCTGGCGTCGGGGGCCTCTGTGAAAGCAAAGAACAGGAAAGGCTTCACGGCGTTGCACTTTGCTGCTCAGAACTCCCACCTGGATCTTGTGAAGTATTTAGTGAGGAGGGGCGTGGACATCACAACAAAGACAAATGCAGGGCAAACGGCTCTACATGTTGCGGAGAATGATGATGTGCGTGCTTTCCTGAAAGAGTGTGAGCAGTCACTGAAGAAGGGAGTGGAGCTACCATCCGAGAAGACGGATGATTCTGTAGCTGAGAAGGCTGATGACGGCAAGGGCTCAGGTGAAGATAGAAAAGATGGTGTTGATGCAGGGCAGGGCGAGAAGAGGAAGAGTGAGGAGATTGGTGCTGGGACGAGGCCGCCGGAGGTGAAGAAGGCCAAAGTTTCACTTTCGCATCTTGAAAACGacatggaagaagaggatgaagcaGACGAATAGAATCGAGTAGCCTCCAGAATGCCCTTTGATGGTGCCAACTTGTATGTTGCGTGATCCATTGTTCTTTTGGCAATTTTGGAATGTTCACAATTGTAAGAGTTTTGGCTGTTCATGGGCATGCTATCTGTATCTTAGTTGACTAGCAGTACTGTGTTTTTATCAGGCAGTTGTTGTCTTGATGATGATAATTTACTAATCACTCCCTTGAAAACAAGATGATTTTACTACTGTAAGTTATTACTATGTGTTGTGTTTTTCTTAAGGGAAATGTTATCTGCTGCTCGTGTTGTAATCTCAGAAGGAATGGAAAGAAAGGAAAAACTAAGGCCCAGCCCAGTTCAGGAAATAGGCCCAGCCGATTGAtgaaagaggaagaagagagcagtTAGTTATCCACTCCTTCCATCTACTCTCACACTCAGAGGAAGGAGAGAAGGGagcactccgccgccgccggctgctCCACAACCCACGAAGCTAGATACATAAGCATGGCGGTCACCAGTGCGAGTGCCGCTGCCTCCCTCTCCGTCACGGCTGCAGCTCACCGCCTCAGGCACCGGCAGCTATACGCTTGCGCACGTGGGCCCGCGGCGCAACCTCATCCCCTCCTCAAGCTGAACCGCCGCAGCTACGCGGTCTcggcgtcgtcggcggcggccatgTCTCCTCTGTCCCTGTGGGAAGGCCAAGGCATCCGGGCGGAGTTGGATGCGCCCGGAGGAGTGGCCAGCGGTGACGTCATGGGCCTTCTTCTCCGGGAGCGCATCATCTTCCTCGGCAACGAGATCGAGGACTTCCTCGCCGACGCCGTCGTCAgccagctcctcctcctcgacgccaTGGACTCCGAGTCTGATATCCGGCTCTTCGTCAACTCCCCCGGTGGATCACTCAGGTCTCCTCCCAATGCATCACTCCCTTCCCTCGGTTTGTGTAGGGTTGAATTTACCATCTCAACAAGGGATGCCTTTTGTGGTCTTACATTATTCCACATGGTCATCTTGTGCGCAAATTACTATGCCCAAATATTCGTGATAGTATTCACTCCCGGCTGTTTGATTTGATATAGGCTGCACTAATCAAAATCATGACCTGCATATGTTGTAGTAGACTCATCAAGTCGAGTCACAGCAGTAGGCCGTCTTTTTATCAGACAATATCTTGCTGGATAAGAGTTTGCTGGCCATGATCAATGTGACACTGACACACCTTCAGACTGTACCAGCTATAAACCCATTTGCTAAAATCTGCACTAATCTCCGAATGATACTTTACTGACTATCCTTGAGTCACCCTCTTGCTAGACCTTTTATGTATTTTAATAATTTGCCATCCCGCAGAAGGTTATTATTCATTCAATTTTGCTTTACGATTTTCTGGTCCGAGCAGAGGCGGAAATCTTATTCTTCACCGCATCAACAATTCTGGATTGCAAATATTATCTTCGTTCTTATCTTCATTAAACCGGACTTTTGTTATCCCTATAATATTTCCAGTTTGATTGTATTATTGTCTAATCCAGTGGGTCGTTTCTATACTCATAATTGCTGAAACGGAAAAAAGGTTGACAAAAAAATCCTAGTGTAATCTACCTATGGTAACACCTAAGTTAACCACTGAAATCTAGGCCATAACTAAAATCAAGAATTGAATGGAGTGACTAACTCAAATCCGCATCGGGCAACTTGTTCTCTATGATGATCAAACAGTACGTAAGTTTGTATCAGTAGGTCGCTGCTTATTGGCTTGTTATATCAGCCGAATTAAGCTCTTAGCAATATCAACATCGAGCACCTTGTTGTCTGTGACGATCAAACAATATTTAAGCTTACCATTAGCTCGCTACTTATTGGCTTGTTATGAGATCAGCTGAATGTAACTTTTTGGTAATACATGCATTGAACACCTTGTTCTCTGTGATGATCAAACAGTATGTAAGCTTCTATCACTAGCTTGTTTCTTATTGGCTTGTTATAAGATTAGCTAGATGAAACTCTTTAGTACTACGCCAATTTGGGTATATGATTACAGTTCTCCTATCTGTGCATTTTGTACAGACCCCTCGTTTCTGTGAAACTAAATATTCTGCTTGATGTCTTGAGTTTGTAATGATATTTGTTGCACCTTATGAATGATGCTTTTCTTGTTCATATGTGCTTAACATTCATCTCTCTCTTTCAAGATATCACATTTGACTAGTTGACTATTACTACCTCTGTACCGAAATAAAACTAGTACAAGTTCCCCCAACTACAAGTTCTTCGGTAGGGAGGGAGTAGTTGGCTTTGAATGCCCTGTTATTTAGTTGACTCGGAATGCCCTCTTCTAGTTTGGTACGAGTGGTGGGACAAGAATAGTCCTGTCCAAAGGACTAGTTCATGGAACCAGAACAAGTTTTCGACAGAAGCAAAGTCAAACTTTGACTACTAACAGAATGGGTATTTGAAATATTACGTGTAGATTTATTTGAAATATTTGAGGTCTAAAACAACACTATTGGAGAACGAGGAGTTTTAGGCTAGCCTTGCCATTATGGTGAAGTGTGTGCAATAGTAGCCTTTGCATATCTGTTGATACAAACTAGTTGCATTTTGTGACTTGACTTTTTTTGTTTTCCATTCCAGTGCGACAATGGCTATCTTCGATGTAATGCAGCTGGTGAGGGCAGATGTATCCACTATTGGAATGGGCATAGCTGGATCCACAGCTTCTATAATCCTTGGTGGTGGCGCAAAGGGCAAACGATTTGCCATGCCCAACACCAGGATTATGATGCATCAGCCCGTGGGAGGCGCGAGTGGCCAGGCCTTGGATGTAGAGGTCCAAGCCAAGGAAATTCTGGCTAGCAAGAGGAATGTCATCCGGCTGATTTCAGGCTTCACGGGGCGCACACTGGAGCAGGTAGAGAAAGACATCGATAGGGACCGATACATGGGTCCTCTTGAGGCCGTCGATTACGGGATCATCGACGGCGTGATCGACGAAGACAGCATCATGCCACTTGAGCCGGTTCCGGAGAGGGTGAAGCCTAAGTACAACTACGAGGAAATGTACAAGGACCCTCAGAAGTTCCTTACGCCGCATGTCCCAGACGATGAGATATACTAAGCTAGCCTGCCAGTCACATGTATTTCGAACAGCAGGCAGTCGCTGGAGCTTTCATCGAACAAATGATGTAATCCTTAGCAGTAGACTTTATCTGCCGTTGCATTTGGTGTGATGGCGTAGCTGTTTTGTTCTGGCATTTGACCAAGCTAGCCTCATGGCCTGTATTTTGCACAGCAAGCGACTGCTGGAGCTTTTGTGAAAGCAAAGACGTAACACTTTTTTTAGCAGTAGACTTTGTTGGGCGTTGCATTTGGTATATGATTGGGAGCTGTTGTGTTCTGGCTTTTGACCAAGCAAA
This DNA window, taken from Triticum aestivum cultivar Chinese Spring chromosome 1D, IWGSC CS RefSeq v2.1, whole genome shotgun sequence, encodes the following:
- the LOC123181518 gene encoding ATP-dependent Clp protease proteolytic subunit 4, chloroplastic, encoding MAVTSASAAASLSVTAAAHRLRHRQLYACARGPAAQPHPLLKLNRRSYAVSASSAAAMSPLSLWEGQGIRAELDAPGGVASGDVMGLLLRERIIFLGNEIEDFLADAVVSQLLLLDAMDSESDIRLFVNSPGGSLSATMAIFDVMQLVRADVSTIGMGIAGSTASIILGGGAKGKRFAMPNTRIMMHQPVGGASGQALDVEVQAKEILASKRNVIRLISGFTGRTLEQVEKDIDRDRYMGPLEAVDYGIIDGVIDEDSIMPLEPVPERVKPKYNYEEMYKDPQKFLTPHVPDDEIY
- the LOC123181519 gene encoding ankyrin repeat domain-containing protein 6 → MGRRRAGGGGRGGGRGRGRGEGRGGGEEEDLQLHKAARSGDAAAAESLCESNPLALNSRDRLSRTPLHLAAWAGHVDVVKCLCKHKADVGAAAMDDTAAIHFASQKGHLEVVRELLASGASVKAKNRKGFTALHFAAQNSHLDLVKYLVRRGVDITTKTNAGQTALHVAENDDVRAFLKECEQSLKKGVELPSEKTDDSVAEKADDGKGSGEDRKDGVDAGQGEKRKSEEIGAGTRPPEVKKAKVSLSHLENDMEEEDEADE